The Mesotoga sp. BH458_6_3_2_1 genome has a window encoding:
- a CDS encoding glycoside hydrolase family 36 protein, producing MLKIRVESIKELILAGGREFKIEKEDLSVDYAFSSLPDSSAVLVQVTIRNVSDTPLRVGKVDLIEIQDVSEPVYYNNWQSWFPFKAYWEQPLVEPLVQFADSQGISLLAATPIPEILREGFRPSDYFIATDELLVGFVSNEFSHQYFLWNDESSSIKGVADLFGTRLLPGESIELETMAIYGSNTLWEMLEEYADLINKKNSVEFREFEGIGWCSWYHYFTEITFEELSKNVRLLAEIRKREKIDYRLVQLDDGYQEDIGDWLQTNSKFPELKEIASEIKREGFMAGLWIAPFSASETSRLFNEHRNWFVRNDDESPKVAYRNWGKRIFALDSTNPEALTYLKNLIKSIRDSGFDYLKIDFLFAGAIPGRRFDESVSPVEAYRTGMRMIRDAAGEDCFILGCGAPLLPSVGFVDGMRIGSDTAPHWNGEPMDIGVPSARFCLRNAYTRSFMHRRLWLNDPDTIILRDCDLTEDEKRIFALSVGLLDGMMLNSDDMARVDKNGIELLREAISLRGGEPRVFLDGMNGVFAACTRKASQSNVISFVNLTDTPRHSIKLKEMYRDWSGVVPSVDEVELPCRSIWIQKSRSTK from the coding sequence GTGCTTAAAATAAGAGTTGAGAGCATCAAAGAGTTGATTCTTGCCGGCGGGAGAGAATTCAAGATAGAGAAAGAAGACCTGAGCGTTGACTATGCCTTCTCCAGTCTTCCCGATTCATCTGCTGTTCTTGTTCAAGTTACGATTCGAAACGTGAGCGATACTCCACTGAGAGTTGGGAAGGTAGATCTGATTGAAATTCAAGACGTCAGTGAACCTGTTTATTATAACAATTGGCAGTCCTGGTTTCCCTTCAAGGCCTACTGGGAACAACCTTTAGTGGAACCTCTAGTTCAATTTGCCGATTCACAGGGGATCAGCCTTCTTGCAGCTACCCCTATTCCGGAAATCTTGAGAGAGGGGTTTAGACCGAGCGACTACTTTATCGCCACAGATGAACTTCTGGTGGGTTTCGTCTCCAATGAATTTTCTCATCAGTACTTCCTATGGAACGATGAATCTTCAAGCATTAAGGGTGTTGCAGATCTCTTTGGGACCAGATTACTGCCTGGGGAATCGATTGAACTGGAGACAATGGCCATATATGGCAGTAACACTCTCTGGGAAATGCTTGAAGAGTATGCAGACTTGATAAATAAGAAGAACTCAGTAGAATTCAGAGAGTTTGAAGGGATCGGATGGTGCAGCTGGTACCACTATTTCACAGAGATCACTTTCGAGGAGCTGTCTAAGAATGTGAGACTCCTTGCAGAAATCAGAAAGCGCGAGAAGATAGATTACAGGCTTGTTCAACTGGATGACGGCTATCAAGAAGACATAGGTGATTGGCTTCAAACCAACTCCAAGTTTCCCGAATTGAAGGAAATTGCGTCGGAAATCAAGAGAGAAGGGTTCATGGCAGGACTTTGGATAGCGCCCTTTTCCGCTTCTGAGACTTCCAGACTGTTCAATGAGCACAGAAATTGGTTTGTTAGAAACGATGATGAAAGCCCCAAAGTCGCTTACAGAAACTGGGGGAAACGGATATTCGCACTTGACAGCACGAACCCCGAAGCCTTGACTTATCTAAAAAACTTGATAAAGTCGATTAGAGATTCTGGCTTTGATTACTTGAAGATAGATTTCCTCTTCGCGGGTGCCATCCCGGGAAGGAGGTTTGATGAAAGCGTTAGTCCCGTCGAAGCCTACAGAACAGGCATGCGGATGATCAGAGACGCTGCTGGAGAGGATTGCTTCATTCTTGGTTGTGGGGCGCCGCTCCTCCCTTCAGTTGGTTTTGTCGACGGAATGAGGATAGGATCAGATACTGCGCCTCATTGGAACGGTGAACCCATGGATATCGGGGTTCCCAGCGCAAGATTCTGCTTGAGGAACGCATACACAAGATCTTTCATGCACCGAAGACTGTGGCTCAACGATCCTGATACGATAATCCTCAGAGACTGCGACCTCACCGAAGATGAAAAGAGAATCTTTGCTCTGTCGGTGGGATTGCTTGACGGAATGATGCTCAATAGCGATGACATGGCGCGAGTAGACAAAAATGGAATAGAGCTGCTAAGAGAAGCGATATCGCTTAGAGGGGGAGAACCAAGGGTATTCCTTGACGGTATGAATGGGGTTTTTGCGGCCTGCACGAGAAAGGCATCTCAAAGTAACGTGATTTCATTTGTGAATCTTACTGATACACCGAGGCATTCGATAAAACTAAAGGAAATGTATCGGGATTGGTCCGGTGTGGTGCCTTCTGTCGATGAAGTTGAGCTTCCTTGCAGAAGCATCTGGATACAAAAGAGTAGATCCACAAAATAA
- a CDS encoding glycoside hydrolase family 13 protein yields MKRTMVLIFISAIVMTHGVSFITTSESTPTVVILEKSSELEMSRLENNWWRTETTLEPGMYHYYFSTEESTLTAESDRGNQSETENGLFLLFVEDFGELQNSVIHDFGNRDYFNPVNEKEFYFAVSLPSGETYEVQLVIDDKEYPLEYLRDFGNQSFYRSERIEVEILEYYFKIGTGKDSVILDSLGLCREPRAFFSFSKERLPISYFELPEWSKGVLYYQIFPERFANGDPSNDPNGSQSWDVDPAYANLGGDGFFGGDLKGIIDHFDHILELGVEAIYLNPIFESPSSHKYDTEDYLKIDDNFGNDYVFEEFISLAEDSGIKLILDGVFNHTGYDFFAFKDLREREETSPYKDWYFVKRFPIRKIQDRAMTYVGWNGYAYMPKVNSLNEGWQAYVERLVRKYDFEGIGGWRLDVATEVDPLFWSGFFRPLVKSLEKDMILVAEFWGDARSLLRGKTFDSAMNYPFKEAVIEYVFRAGNSAAKFAAMTNLYLNAYPPQMLHSLWNILDSHDTERILTLAFNQVDLLKIAVAIQMTFIGSPVIYYGDEVGMKGGKDPENRAPMLWDEEKWNWEIYDFYKTLIDLRRAHESIRDGEYEVLTAEGPVFSFRRWKDYDEVIVVINPSRENAFFNPEFEGEFCEYLSGRNISLYENTAEIPPLTVWILVQED; encoded by the coding sequence ATGAAGAGAACGATGGTCTTGATATTCATCTCGGCAATAGTTATGACTCATGGAGTTTCATTCATTACCACATCGGAGTCTACGCCTACGGTAGTAATTCTCGAGAAGTCATCTGAGCTGGAAATGTCGCGGCTAGAAAACAACTGGTGGAGAACCGAAACGACTCTTGAACCGGGCATGTATCACTACTATTTCTCTACGGAAGAATCCACTCTCACAGCCGAAAGCGATCGTGGCAATCAAAGCGAAACTGAAAACGGACTTTTTCTTCTGTTCGTCGAGGACTTCGGGGAGCTTCAGAATTCTGTCATTCATGATTTTGGAAATAGGGATTATTTCAACCCGGTAAATGAAAAGGAGTTTTACTTCGCTGTTTCACTGCCCTCAGGTGAAACTTATGAAGTGCAGTTGGTAATCGATGACAAAGAGTACCCACTCGAATATCTCCGTGATTTCGGCAACCAAAGCTTCTATCGAAGCGAAAGAATTGAGGTCGAAATACTTGAATACTACTTCAAGATTGGAACAGGAAAGGACTCAGTCATCCTCGATTCTCTTGGACTATGTCGAGAGCCTCGTGCTTTCTTCAGTTTTTCCAAAGAGAGACTTCCTATCTCCTACTTCGAACTACCTGAATGGTCTAAAGGAGTGCTCTACTATCAGATATTTCCCGAGAGATTCGCAAACGGAGATCCCAGTAACGACCCCAACGGATCCCAGTCCTGGGATGTTGACCCCGCCTATGCGAACCTGGGGGGTGACGGTTTTTTTGGCGGAGACCTCAAAGGAATCATCGATCACTTCGATCATATTCTTGAACTGGGGGTAGAGGCCATCTATCTGAATCCCATTTTCGAGAGTCCTTCAAGCCACAAGTACGATACTGAAGACTACCTTAAGATCGATGATAATTTCGGCAACGACTATGTTTTCGAGGAATTCATTTCACTGGCAGAAGATTCTGGTATCAAGTTGATTCTCGATGGAGTTTTTAATCATACCGGCTACGACTTCTTCGCATTCAAAGATCTCCGTGAAAGAGAGGAAACTTCCCCCTACAAGGACTGGTATTTTGTCAAACGCTTTCCAATAAGGAAGATCCAGGATAGGGCAATGACATATGTGGGATGGAACGGCTACGCATACATGCCTAAGGTAAACAGCCTCAACGAAGGCTGGCAGGCTTACGTGGAAAGACTTGTGCGCAAGTACGATTTTGAAGGAATTGGTGGCTGGCGCCTCGATGTCGCTACAGAAGTCGACCCTCTCTTCTGGAGCGGTTTTTTCAGACCACTCGTAAAGAGCCTTGAGAAGGACATGATTCTTGTCGCAGAGTTCTGGGGCGATGCAAGATCTCTTCTGAGGGGTAAGACCTTCGATTCGGCAATGAATTATCCTTTCAAGGAAGCTGTGATCGAGTATGTATTCAGAGCGGGAAACTCCGCTGCAAAGTTCGCAGCCATGACTAATCTGTATCTGAACGCTTATCCACCTCAGATGCTGCATTCTCTATGGAACATTCTAGACAGCCACGATACCGAGAGAATTCTTACCCTTGCCTTCAATCAGGTTGATCTTCTGAAGATAGCAGTGGCGATTCAGATGACTTTCATCGGAAGCCCTGTTATTTACTACGGAGATGAAGTTGGAATGAAGGGCGGAAAGGATCCCGAAAACAGGGCTCCCATGCTTTGGGATGAGGAGAAATGGAATTGGGAGATCTACGACTTCTACAAAACCCTTATTGATCTTAGAAGAGCTCATGAATCGATTAGAGATGGAGAATATGAAGTATTGACGGCTGAAGGACCGGTTTTCTCATTCAGGAGATGGAAGGACTATGACGAAGTGATCGTTGTGATTAACCCTTCAAGGGAAAATGCCTTTTTCAACCCTGAATTCGAAGGAGAATTCTGCGAATACCTTTCTGGAAGAAACATTTCTTTATACGAAAACACGGCCGAGATCCCACCGTTGACCGTCTGGATTCTAGTACAGGAGGATTGA
- a CDS encoding DMT family transporter: MAEIERDRLLAYFAGIGSSVIFGLSFLFTKNALEYTNPMYFLSYRFSVAFLTISLFRLSGIIRIRPYRAVFKDLLLLSLVQPVMYFIFENVGVSLSTSSEAGILLSTIPIFVLIFARIFLKERLAAPQIISVLTALFGITLITAGKGISAGSSPLGPVILIGSTISAAFYNILSRKASVKFRSWEITYHMMTMGFISFTVIAVILSLSRGEFLLYIGGIAQPRVAIAALYLGTLSSVGAFFLINFMLSKLQASRSTVFVYLSTVVSLLAGVVFRGERFGSIQILGVALILFGVWGANALTRRRIKEELK, encoded by the coding sequence ATGGCAGAGATAGAAAGAGATAGGCTCTTGGCATATTTTGCAGGAATCGGTTCTTCAGTTATCTTTGGTCTTTCCTTTCTATTTACGAAGAACGCTCTTGAATACACAAATCCCATGTACTTTCTTTCGTACAGGTTCTCCGTTGCCTTTCTGACTATTTCATTGTTCAGATTGTCTGGTATCATCAGAATCAGACCCTATAGAGCAGTTTTCAAAGACCTGCTTCTTCTCAGTCTTGTTCAACCAGTCATGTACTTCATCTTCGAAAATGTTGGCGTCTCTTTGTCAACTTCATCGGAAGCTGGAATTCTCCTTTCGACAATTCCTATCTTCGTCCTGATCTTCGCCAGGATATTCCTTAAAGAGAGACTTGCCGCCCCACAGATAATCTCGGTCTTGACTGCGCTGTTTGGCATAACCTTGATCACCGCCGGAAAGGGTATTTCCGCAGGAAGCAGTCCCCTGGGGCCTGTCATTTTAATAGGCAGCACAATCTCGGCAGCCTTCTATAACATTCTCTCCCGAAAAGCCTCGGTGAAGTTCAGATCATGGGAGATCACATATCATATGATGACGATGGGTTTCATCTCTTTCACCGTGATTGCAGTTATACTGTCCCTGTCAAGAGGAGAGTTTTTGCTATACATCGGTGGAATCGCTCAGCCTCGTGTCGCCATTGCTGCGCTTTACCTCGGTACATTATCGTCGGTTGGAGCCTTCTTTCTTATAAACTTCATGTTGTCCAAACTCCAAGCTTCGCGTTCAACTGTATTTGTTTACCTGTCAACTGTTGTGTCTCTTCTGGCCGGTGTTGTCTTCAGGGGCGAAAGGTTTGGTTCAATTCAGATTCTTGGAGTAGCTCTCATTCTATTCGGAGTTTGGGGTGCGAACGCATTGACCAGGAGAAGAATCAAGGAGGAGTTGAAATGA